Proteins from a single region of Anthonomus grandis grandis chromosome 10, icAntGran1.3, whole genome shotgun sequence:
- the LOC126741546 gene encoding G kinase-anchoring protein 1-like isoform X2, producing MNIGVPSRFACLKIEDDDFRQGGGSKKKTEGKKSSSASSAKATNKNGTNAVQKKANGVTEKPKSSSKKNKKQKENQDKNWEEWQKKDSKFVNEIYEQQMQSAILQSKLEFENQKKNVIVTEPSQGKKKKSKTMSLDQFLETNKESEQKEESASLKSDRDFFQEVKESVKKTLTKEKVEQNRKKRQEQFEEVISLAQCQEKLEFEREKNAQLMRELEEAKKEITVVKQRNTTLCSMLREGEMKDKAEVLKELERLTLVKEELTEEVANLHKLLEQERSNKPISNSNHVNINQGDAHPLKHNNKEKNKK from the exons ATGAATATTGGGGTGCCATCGAGATTTGCTTGCCTAAAAATAGAAGATGACGATTTTCGTCAAGGGGGCGGtagtaagaaaaaaactgaGGGAAAAAAAAGCAGCAGTGCCAGTAGTGCAAAGGCGACCAATAAAAATGGTACTAATGCTgttcaaaaaaaggcaaatgGGGTCACAGAG AAACCTAAATCTTCctccaaaaaaaataagaagcaaAAGGAAAATCAAGATAAAAATTGGGAAGAATGGCAGAAGAAAGACAGCAAGTTTGTTAATGAAATCTATGAACAGCAG ATGCAAAGCGCGATATTGCAGTCCAAACTAGAGTTTGAGAATcagaagaaaaatgtaattgtaACTGAACCAAGTCAAGGgaagaaaaaaaagtctaaaaccATGAGCCTCGATCAGTTTTTAGAAACTAATAAAGAATCAGAACAAAAAG aagaatCTGCTTCGCTCAAAAGCGATCGGGACTTCTTTCAAGAAGTGAAGGAAAGCGTGAAGAAAactttaactaaagaaaaagtGGAACAAAATAGAAAGAAAAGACAAGAACAATTTGAAGAAGTTATCAGTTTGGCTCAGTGCcag gaaaaactgGAATTTGAAAGAGAGAAAAACGCCCAATTAATGAGAGAATTGGAAGAAGCGAAGAAGGAGATAACAGTGGTTAAACAAAGAAACACTACCCTGTGTAGTATGCTTAGAGAAGGAGAGA TGAAAGACAAGGCTGAAGTTCTTAAAGAACTTGAACGACTAACACTAGTTAAGGAAGAACTAACCGAAGAAGTAGCCAATTTACATAAATTGCTGGAACAAGAACGGTCTAATAAGCCCATCAGTAATAGCAATCATGTTAATATCAATCAGGGTGATGCACATCCTTTGAAGCACAATAACAAAGAAAAG AATAAAAAGTGA
- the LOC126741546 gene encoding G kinase-anchoring protein 1-like isoform X1 gives MNIGVPSRFACLKIEDDDFRQGGGSKKKTEGKKSSSASSAKATNKNGTNAVQKKANGVTEKPKSSSKKNKKQKENQDKNWEEWQKKDSKFVNEIYEQQMQSAILQSKLEFENQKKNVIVTEPSQGKKKKSKTMSLDQFLETNKESEQKEESASLKSDRDFFQEVKESVKKTLTKEKVEQNRKKRQEQFEEVISLAQCQEKLEFEREKNAQLMRELEEAKKEITVVKQRNTTLCSMLREGEMKDKAEVLKELERLTLVKEELTEEVANLHKLLEQERSNKPISNSNHVNINQGDAHPLKHNNKEKTNKKKKH, from the exons ATGAATATTGGGGTGCCATCGAGATTTGCTTGCCTAAAAATAGAAGATGACGATTTTCGTCAAGGGGGCGGtagtaagaaaaaaactgaGGGAAAAAAAAGCAGCAGTGCCAGTAGTGCAAAGGCGACCAATAAAAATGGTACTAATGCTgttcaaaaaaaggcaaatgGGGTCACAGAG AAACCTAAATCTTCctccaaaaaaaataagaagcaaAAGGAAAATCAAGATAAAAATTGGGAAGAATGGCAGAAGAAAGACAGCAAGTTTGTTAATGAAATCTATGAACAGCAG ATGCAAAGCGCGATATTGCAGTCCAAACTAGAGTTTGAGAATcagaagaaaaatgtaattgtaACTGAACCAAGTCAAGGgaagaaaaaaaagtctaaaaccATGAGCCTCGATCAGTTTTTAGAAACTAATAAAGAATCAGAACAAAAAG aagaatCTGCTTCGCTCAAAAGCGATCGGGACTTCTTTCAAGAAGTGAAGGAAAGCGTGAAGAAAactttaactaaagaaaaagtGGAACAAAATAGAAAGAAAAGACAAGAACAATTTGAAGAAGTTATCAGTTTGGCTCAGTGCcag gaaaaactgGAATTTGAAAGAGAGAAAAACGCCCAATTAATGAGAGAATTGGAAGAAGCGAAGAAGGAGATAACAGTGGTTAAACAAAGAAACACTACCCTGTGTAGTATGCTTAGAGAAGGAGAGA TGAAAGACAAGGCTGAAGTTCTTAAAGAACTTGAACGACTAACACTAGTTAAGGAAGAACTAACCGAAGAAGTAGCCAATTTACATAAATTGCTGGAACAAGAACGGTCTAATAAGCCCATCAGTAATAGCAATCATGTTAATATCAATCAGGGTGATGCACATCCTTTGAAGCACAATAACAAAGAAAAG accAATAAAAAGAAGAAGCACTAA